From Roseburia hominis, the proteins below share one genomic window:
- a CDS encoding DUF3343 domain-containing protein: protein MALPQEYYILAFDTTTSVMEAEAYLKNHFPITIMPVPREISKGCGLAIRFQKPDVETIIDFLKTSPLTCTLYRMGTKKIDGKHPIESLLSIG, encoded by the coding sequence ATGGCCTTACCTCAAGAATATTACATCTTAGCATTTGATACTACTACCAGTGTTATGGAAGCCGAGGCTTATTTAAAAAATCATTTTCCCATCACGATCATGCCGGTTCCCCGCGAGATCAGCAAGGGCTGCGGTCTGGCTATCCGTTTTCAAAAGCCTGACGTGGAGACGATTATTGATTTTTTAAAAACCTCTCCCCTTACCTGCACTCTGTATCGTATGGGAACCAAAAAAATCGATGGAAAACACCCCATCGAATCTCTACTTTCTATTGGATAA
- the saoP gene encoding ABC transporter permease subunit SaoP (Most members of this family are selenoproteins with the selenocysteine residue at the channel-gating position.) — MGENKQVDRMIHATKTKDRQNWRKMGGKNYNVGAMISIVIICVVWYFAAHAVGSPFLFPYLEDVAYQIYYSLTDMYVLENLAITMRRVITGSFYAFIIGFPLGMIMGYSPKFLQTMSPFINSLRQVPIMAWVPLTIVWFGIGDGPTIFLIAFSGIFTIILNTVAGVQDISKDFYNAARSMGASTLSLIKDIVIPGSLPGVLTGVRLAIGLGWMSVIUAEFIATSAGFGYIMVEAQGRLETEKVIAYMVIAGLIGYLIDAILVLCERLLLRWKE; from the coding sequence TTGGGAGAGAATAAACAAGTTGACCGTATGATACACGCCACCAAGACAAAGGACAGACAGAACTGGCGTAAGATGGGCGGCAAGAATTATAATGTCGGAGCGATGATTTCCATCGTCATCATCTGTGTGGTATGGTATTTTGCCGCGCACGCGGTGGGTTCCCCCTTCCTGTTCCCATATTTGGAAGACGTGGCTTACCAGATTTACTATTCACTGACAGATATGTATGTGCTGGAGAATCTTGCCATCACCATGCGACGTGTCATAACCGGTTCCTTCTATGCATTTATTATCGGCTTTCCACTTGGAATGATCATGGGATATTCGCCGAAGTTTCTTCAGACGATGTCACCCTTTATCAACTCACTCCGCCAGGTTCCGATCATGGCATGGGTGCCGCTTACGATCGTATGGTTCGGTATCGGAGATGGGCCTACCATTTTCCTGATTGCATTCAGTGGAATATTTACCATTATTTTGAACACGGTCGCCGGCGTGCAGGATATCAGCAAAGACTTTTATAATGCCGCAAGGTCCATGGGAGCAAGTACCTTAAGTCTTATTAAAGACATCGTAATTCCCGGTTCTCTTCCCGGCGTACTTACCGGGGTGCGTCTGGCGATCGGACTTGGCTGGATGTCCGTTATATGAGCGGAATTCATTGCGACAAGTGCCGGGTTCGGTTACATAATGGTGGAAGCACAGGGAAGACTGGAGACCGAGAAGGTCATTGCCTACATGGTAATTGCAGGTCTCATCGGATACCTGATCGATGCCATCTTAGTCCTTTGCGAAAGATTACTGCTTAGATGGAAAGAATAA
- the dhaM gene encoding dihydroxyacetone kinase phosphoryl donor subunit DhaM — MVGIVIVSHSAMLAQGVVDLTRMMAADCPIAAAGGLDDGSFGTSYEKIMNAIEDVHGPDGVAVLMDMGSAVMTTEMVLEDLPYTDVKMVDCPIAEGAVAATIASVGRLDLDSVIADALAAKDMQKF, encoded by the coding sequence ATGGTAGGAATCGTAATCGTATCCCACAGTGCTATGCTGGCGCAGGGAGTTGTGGATCTGACCCGCATGATGGCAGCCGACTGCCCCATCGCAGCGGCCGGTGGATTAGATGACGGAAGCTTTGGAACAAGCTATGAAAAAATCATGAATGCGATCGAGGATGTGCACGGCCCTGACGGCGTTGCGGTTCTCATGGACATGGGAAGCGCCGTAATGACCACGGAAATGGTTTTGGAGGACCTTCCGTATACAGATGTCAAGATGGTAGACTGCCCCATCGCAGAGGGAGCGGTGGCTGCTACCATTGCCTCGGTAGGCAGACTTGATCTGGATTCCGTGATTGCAGATGCCTTGGCAGCGAAGGATATGCAAAAATTTTAG
- a CDS encoding selenium metabolism-associated LysR family transcriptional regulator yields MRLEYVRSFIGVVNYKSFSLAAKYLYLSQPTISTHIKQLEAELGVQLLVRSTKDVILSEEGRVFYPYALQLLETENKALEKLSNSGNEAERTVLVALSSVPGGYMFPQFLPYMKARNADVIFRIVERDSGSVLQKILNYDVEIGIGGLSSGSEKIHSEILFEDEIILITPNTAKYRNLQGSFPVERLKREWFITRELGSGTKKAYENVERELKLDISALHVAAQFETSEPVRKAVEAGSGIAFISKMAAKEALDRQKVLGFSFKNVSSRRQFYLMYHKDRKLSEAAADTVQALRDFCTEKYK; encoded by the coding sequence ATGAGATTAGAGTACGTAAGAAGTTTTATTGGAGTAGTTAATTATAAAAGTTTTTCACTGGCGGCGAAATATCTGTATTTGTCGCAGCCTACGATCAGTACCCACATCAAACAGTTGGAAGCAGAGCTTGGAGTGCAGCTTTTGGTGCGGTCCACGAAGGATGTGATCCTTTCGGAGGAGGGGCGGGTGTTCTACCCATATGCATTGCAGCTATTGGAGACGGAAAATAAGGCATTGGAAAAGCTTAGTAATAGCGGAAATGAGGCAGAAAGAACAGTTCTTGTGGCTTTGTCTTCTGTTCCGGGCGGTTATATGTTTCCGCAGTTTCTTCCTTATATGAAAGCAAGGAATGCAGATGTGATATTTCGGATTGTGGAGAGAGATAGCGGATCTGTCCTGCAGAAGATTCTGAACTATGATGTGGAGATCGGGATTGGGGGGCTTTCCAGTGGAAGTGAGAAGATTCATTCTGAGATCTTGTTTGAGGATGAGATCATTCTGATCACGCCGAATACCGCAAAATACAGAAACCTGCAAGGTTCATTTCCGGTGGAACGTTTAAAGAGAGAATGGTTCATTACCCGGGAATTGGGAAGCGGGACCAAGAAGGCATACGAGAATGTAGAAAGAGAGTTGAAACTGGATATTTCTGCTCTGCATGTGGCGGCGCAGTTCGAGACTTCCGAGCCGGTACGCAAAGCGGTCGAAGCGGGGAGCGGAATTGCGTTCATCAGTAAGATGGCGGCAAAGGAGGCGCTGGACAGACAGAAGGTCCTGGGCTTTTCCTTTAAAAACGTCAGTTCCAGACGCCAGTTCTATCTGATGTATCATAAGGACAGAAAGCTAAGCGAGGCGGCAGCAGATACGGTACAGGCGCTTCGGGATTTTTGTACGGAAAAATACAAATAG
- the dhaK gene encoding dihydroxyacetone kinase subunit DhaK produces MKKIINAVDQVENQMIAGMVKAYPQYLKKLDCGNVVVRADKKEGKVALISGGGSGHEPAHGGYVGEGMLDAAVAGAVFTSPTPDQVYEGIKAIATDKGVLLVIKNYTGDVMNFEMAREMAEMEGIKVDQVIVNDDVAVDGSLYTVGRRGVAGTVFVHKIAGALAETGAELEDVKAVAEKVIANVRTMGMAIRPCTVPAAGVPGFELGEDEMEVGIGIHGEPGTHREALKSADAIVDMLMEKILADIDYSGSEVAVMINSSGATPLMELFIVNNHVADILAEKGIKVYKTFCGEYMTSLEMEGFSISLLKLDDQLKELLDAKADTPAFKA; encoded by the coding sequence ATGAAAAAAATCATTAACGCAGTGGATCAGGTAGAAAACCAGATGATAGCAGGTATGGTAAAAGCGTATCCACAGTATCTGAAAAAGCTGGATTGCGGAAATGTCGTTGTCCGCGCAGACAAAAAGGAAGGCAAGGTCGCTTTGATCAGTGGTGGCGGAAGCGGTCATGAACCGGCACACGGGGGATATGTGGGCGAAGGTATGCTGGACGCTGCGGTTGCAGGCGCTGTATTTACCTCTCCGACACCGGATCAGGTCTACGAAGGAATCAAGGCAATTGCTACAGATAAAGGTGTACTTCTCGTAATCAAGAACTATACCGGTGATGTTATGAACTTTGAGATGGCCCGCGAGATGGCTGAGATGGAAGGAATCAAGGTCGATCAGGTAATCGTAAATGATGATGTTGCCGTAGACGGAAGTCTTTATACTGTTGGACGCCGCGGCGTTGCCGGTACGGTATTTGTACATAAAATCGCAGGCGCTCTGGCAGAGACCGGCGCTGAGCTTGAAGATGTAAAGGCTGTTGCCGAGAAGGTGATTGCAAATGTGCGCACCATGGGCATGGCGATCCGTCCATGTACGGTTCCCGCAGCAGGGGTACCGGGATTTGAACTGGGCGAGGACGAGATGGAGGTCGGCATCGGGATCCATGGCGAACCGGGCACCCACCGCGAGGCCTTAAAGAGTGCGGACGCAATCGTTGATATGCTGATGGAGAAGATTCTTGCAGATATCGACTACAGCGGAAGCGAGGTCGCTGTCATGATCAACAGCTCCGGCGCAACTCCTCTGATGGAACTGTTCATCGTAAATAATCATGTGGCTGACATTCTGGCAGAAAAAGGCATCAAGGTTTATAAGACCTTCTGCGGAGAATACATGACTTCTCTGGAAATGGAAGGCTTCTCCATTTCTCTGCTGAAACTGGACGACCAACTGAAAGAGCTTTTGGACGCAAAGGCTGATACTCCTGCATTCAAGGCGTAA
- the saoX gene encoding ABC transporter substrate-binding subunit SaoX encodes MKKRLIAVALVGALLCSLLTACHNSKENAHTVDVEATDFDPKEAVADYEFGELSDAEKNHVIEMGYYNCDHMCCSIIGEKSGIYEALGLNVNLTKSGETVNALISGAMDVGYIFFSKNLMADTSPVFQAAANHLGGSRYLVVSNDIDINDPKSIEGKTIAMTAEPEINPEWRKWSEEYGFSYNAADYNIVTMGQKDAMFALKAGQIDAFTCCDPYASQAEFEGFGKIMCISWGANLDEGELLTEENAGTCCSYAMSVAFREQYPELAKRLIYAHMLSVKYLYEHPYNAAMMFADGFEVDPYVGLRTVYMKTVAEGRTITWQWSEQTMQNDEDFSTQWTNPSVPEEDIIYVADSKKSLELSNEIFKEAGIPDFNEFIKESVDDTFPLGMTFEDWYNTAKTIDSISDEDAIDITKTATPYLNENLEEKDK; translated from the coding sequence ATGAAAAAGAGATTAATTGCCGTGGCTCTGGTTGGTGCCCTGCTATGCTCTCTTCTTACTGCTTGTCATAACAGTAAAGAAAATGCTCATACGGTAGATGTGGAAGCTACTGATTTCGACCCGAAAGAAGCCGTGGCCGACTACGAATTCGGTGAACTAAGTGATGCGGAAAAGAATCATGTAATCGAAATGGGCTATTACAACTGTGACCACATGTGCTGTTCCATTATCGGAGAGAAATCAGGTATCTATGAGGCTCTCGGTCTTAATGTAAACCTCACCAAATCCGGTGAGACTGTAAACGCTCTGATCAGTGGCGCCATGGACGTTGGATATATCTTCTTCAGCAAGAACCTGATGGCAGATACTTCCCCGGTATTCCAGGCAGCCGCTAACCACCTGGGTGGTTCCCGTTATCTTGTAGTAAGTAATGATATTGATATTAATGATCCCAAATCCATCGAGGGAAAGACAATTGCCATGACCGCAGAACCAGAAATCAATCCAGAGTGGAGAAAGTGGTCTGAAGAATACGGTTTTTCTTACAATGCCGCTGACTACAACATCGTTACCATGGGACAAAAGGATGCTATGTTTGCATTAAAAGCAGGACAGATCGATGCTTTTACCTGTTGCGACCCTTATGCATCTCAGGCTGAATTTGAAGGATTTGGAAAGATTATGTGTATCAGTTGGGGCGCAAACCTGGACGAAGGCGAGCTTCTTACGGAGGAAAATGCAGGAACCTGTTGTAGTTATGCTATGTCCGTTGCATTCAGAGAACAGTATCCGGAACTTGCAAAACGTCTAATCTACGCACACATGCTCTCTGTGAAATACTTATACGAGCATCCGTACAATGCAGCTATGATGTTTGCTGACGGATTCGAGGTTGATCCATATGTAGGTCTTCGTACCGTATATATGAAGACGGTTGCGGAGGGTCGTACCATTACCTGGCAGTGGTCTGAGCAGACCATGCAAAATGATGAAGATTTTTCAACCCAGTGGACAAACCCCTCTGTACCAGAAGAAGATATTATTTATGTGGCAGATTCTAAGAAATCTCTGGAGCTTTCCAATGAGATTTTCAAGGAAGCGGGTATTCCTGATTTTAACGAATTTATCAAAGAGTCTGTAGATGACACTTTCCCGCTTGGCATGACTTTCGAGGATTGGTATAATACTGCCAAGACAATCGATAGTATCTCTGACGAAGATGCCATTGATATCACCAAAACGGCTACACCATATTTGAATGAAAATCTGGAAGAGAAAGACAAATAG
- the saoD gene encoding DsrE-related protein SaoD has protein sequence MKVAYLFESQYAREILENMIIPQLEEDRHGVEVVGMMFFFDNAYMLVEGSDIAARLQKLSEKTGMLLMACDRCCYQRDIADKLIAPAGIGCFPNVYAALAPAGVDQVITL, from the coding sequence ATGAAAGTAGCTTATTTATTTGAATCACAGTATGCAAGAGAGATTCTTGAAAACATGATCATTCCGCAGCTCGAGGAAGATCGCCACGGCGTAGAGGTAGTAGGAATGATGTTTTTCTTTGACAATGCTTATATGCTGGTAGAAGGAAGTGATATCGCTGCAAGGCTTCAGAAGCTGAGTGAGAAGACCGGAATGCTTCTGATGGCATGCGACAGATGCTGCTACCAGAGAGATATCGCTGATAAACTGATCGCACCGGCAGGAATCGGCTGCTTCCCGAATGTTTATGCGGCACTGGCACCGGCAGGAGTAGACCAGGTCATTACGCTGTAG
- the saoE gene encoding efflux transporter SaoE, whose amino-acid sequence MITDLWEFIYSIIVSAWSMLNSSSPWLIFSFVVAGLLHEFLKPEKIQKTAIGSKRISGVFWTTVSGMFIPICSCGTIPLGISMYYSGAYLGPTLAFMTSTPMINPLAVILAWGLLGKEITIIYIITGFVAPMIIGVVANHFAGDELHIGINKIHKKEEEEPISLEMDEEEGPTMIQLEFEEPTFWEKVKSGLRWSLTELSVTISKYTVSGMLIAGFLFTVVPQSFVQDYLGNPGMISLLGITVVAGLMYVCAVGHIPFIAALVASGAAPGVAITFLMAGAGTNIPELLTITKTIGKRAMIMYFTMVVAISNFVGWITNQLLMPGFSPVLDFDRTSNTIAHANKLMITIPEWGEWICSSILVGYAVYSLYKYLKTKLKTA is encoded by the coding sequence ATGATAACAGATTTATGGGAGTTTATATACAGCATTATCGTGTCTGCATGGTCCATGCTGAACAGCTCATCGCCATGGCTGATATTCAGCTTTGTCGTGGCCGGCTTGCTGCATGAATTTTTAAAGCCGGAGAAGATTCAGAAGACGGCAATCGGTTCTAAAAGAATCAGTGGAGTATTCTGGACGACCGTATCAGGAATGTTTATTCCGATTTGCAGCTGCGGCACGATTCCGCTGGGAATCAGTATGTATTATAGCGGAGCGTATCTGGGGCCGACACTGGCATTTATGACCAGTACCCCTATGATCAATCCGCTGGCAGTGATTCTGGCGTGGGGGCTTTTGGGAAAAGAGATTACGATTATTTACATTATTACCGGGTTTGTTGCTCCTATGATTATTGGTGTGGTGGCTAATCATTTTGCCGGAGATGAACTGCATATCGGAATCAATAAAATACATAAAAAAGAAGAGGAAGAGCCGATTTCCCTGGAGATGGACGAAGAGGAAGGGCCGACTATGATTCAGCTTGAATTTGAGGAGCCGACCTTCTGGGAGAAGGTAAAGAGTGGGCTTCGTTGGTCGCTGACGGAGCTGAGTGTGACGATCAGTAAATATACCGTATCGGGCATGCTAATCGCCGGATTCCTGTTTACAGTAGTGCCGCAATCGTTTGTACAGGATTATCTGGGCAATCCGGGCATGATCTCTCTTCTTGGCATTACGGTGGTGGCCGGACTGATGTACGTATGTGCAGTGGGCCATATTCCGTTTATCGCTGCTCTGGTGGCAAGCGGAGCGGCTCCGGGCGTAGCGATCACGTTTTTGATGGCAGGAGCGGGAACCAATATCCCGGAACTTCTGACGATTACCAAAACGATTGGAAAAAGAGCCATGATCATGTACTTTACGATGGTCGTTGCTATTTCCAATTTTGTGGGGTGGATTACGAATCAGCTGCTGATGCCGGGGTTTTCGCCGGTGCTGGATTTCGACAGAACATCCAATACCATTGCACACGCCAATAAGCTGATGATTACGATACCAGAGTGGGGTGAGTGGATCTGCAGCAGTATTCTTGTCGGATATGCGGTATATTCGCTGTATAAATATTTAAAAACAAAGCTGAAAACGGCATAA
- the dhaL gene encoding dihydroxyacetone kinase subunit DhaL has product MMDSKKVLDTILAIGKRIEEEKDFLTELDNVIGDGDHGINMARGFHMVAEKLAPLEGKDIGTLLKTTGMTLVSTVGGASGPLYGTAFMKAGMVMAGKEEMSLTDFFACMDAAIEGVKMRGKGDKGEKTMLDAMIPALDAMKSSADGGAGAKEVLKAGVQSAKEGVEYTKTIIATKGRASYVGERSIGHQDPGATSFTDMLEVICQAL; this is encoded by the coding sequence ATAATGGACAGTAAAAAAGTATTGGATACCATTTTGGCAATCGGCAAACGGATTGAAGAGGAGAAAGATTTCCTCACTGAGCTAGACAATGTAATCGGAGACGGAGACCACGGAATCAATATGGCCCGCGGGTTCCACATGGTAGCCGAGAAACTTGCGCCGCTTGAAGGAAAAGATATCGGTACTTTGCTGAAAACAACAGGAATGACCCTGGTTTCCACCGTCGGCGGCGCTTCCGGTCCCTTATACGGGACCGCATTTATGAAAGCCGGCATGGTCATGGCCGGTAAAGAAGAAATGTCTCTTACTGATTTCTTTGCATGTATGGACGCAGCGATAGAAGGCGTGAAGATGCGCGGCAAAGGAGATAAAGGCGAAAAGACGATGCTCGACGCCATGATTCCTGCACTTGACGCCATGAAATCCTCTGCGGACGGTGGCGCGGGTGCTAAAGAGGTACTTAAAGCCGGAGTCCAGTCTGCAAAAGAAGGGGTGGAGTATACCAAGACGATCATCGCCACCAAAGGACGGGCAAGCTATGTTGGCGAGAGAAGTATCGGTCATCAGGACCCGGGCGCTACTTCCTTTACGGATATGCTGGAAGTAATCTGCCAGGCATTGTAA
- the saoL gene encoding MerB-like organometallic lyase SaoL, with the protein MEQNVHKKFTDRQNEVRLFIIEFTVNEKRAFNLDQDKEKVLEALSMSEQEYEEIVSVLLAKDGMVISEDRDVNFIYPVSALATNHHVTLADGRSFTAMCAIDAIGAAFTFHQDTEVHSMSAVSGEPVFVKIVDGKVAEYSPKTLHALTFPLGQISDWAGSCUNVMNFFCSGAEFDQYVTEMELDPAGLIKADIDVAVREAKATFEV; encoded by the coding sequence ATGGAACAGAATGTACATAAGAAATTTACGGACAGGCAGAATGAAGTGCGGCTGTTTATCATCGAATTTACAGTGAATGAGAAGAGAGCGTTCAATCTGGATCAGGATAAGGAAAAGGTACTGGAGGCGCTTTCCATGTCCGAACAGGAATATGAGGAGATTGTGAGCGTACTGCTTGCAAAGGATGGAATGGTGATCAGTGAGGACCGGGACGTGAATTTTATCTATCCGGTATCGGCTCTGGCAACGAATCATCATGTGACGCTGGCCGACGGAAGGAGCTTTACCGCTATGTGCGCGATTGATGCGATCGGAGCGGCCTTTACTTTCCACCAGGATACGGAGGTCCATTCCATGTCTGCGGTGTCGGGCGAGCCAGTCTTTGTAAAAATAGTAGATGGGAAGGTGGCGGAGTATTCACCAAAGACGCTTCACGCGCTGACATTCCCGTTGGGACAGATTTCTGACTGGGCAGGTTCCTGCTGAAACGTCATGAACTTTTTCTGCAGCGGTGCAGAATTTGATCAATATGTTACTGAAATGGAGCTTGATCCGGCCGGTCTTATCAAGGCAGATATCGATGTCGCGGTAAGAGAGGCGAAAGCGACATTTGAAGTATAA
- a CDS encoding heavy metal-associated domain-containing protein has protein sequence MRVLSVPGLCCPNCAKKIDAALEEAGINHEVDFEGKKVSVCDCDHCMEVAMDILKEMGFEAERIA, from the coding sequence ATGAGAGTTCTTAGTGTGCCGGGACTTTGCTGCCCGAATTGTGCGAAGAAAATTGACGCAGCGCTGGAAGAGGCCGGAATCAATCACGAGGTGGATTTTGAAGGCAAGAAGGTGTCCGTTTGCGACTGCGATCACTGCATGGAAGTTGCGATGGATATCCTGAAAGAGATGGGATTTGAAGCGGAGAGAATTGCGTAG
- the saoT gene encoding thioredoxin-like (seleno)protein SaoT: MEKPCIEYISACAUCEVFGDLVQVLEKEYEGRVNVRIYRAGQDFDYIKKYGAVTKSMLVINEKKAVTKLTKPAVRKAFEEALKI; the protein is encoded by the coding sequence GTGGAGAAACCGTGTATTGAATATATCAGCGCATGCGCATGATGCGAGGTGTTTGGTGACTTGGTTCAAGTCCTGGAAAAAGAGTATGAGGGAAGAGTAAATGTCAGGATTTATCGTGCGGGGCAGGATTTTGATTATATCAAAAAATATGGCGCGGTAACGAAGAGTATGTTGGTGATCAATGAGAAGAAAGCAGTGACGAAACTCACGAAGCCGGCAGTAAGAAAGGCATTTGAGGAGGCACTTAAAATATGA
- the saoA gene encoding ABC transporter ATP-binding protein SaoA, producing the protein MSISVEGITKTFKGRKKGDPENVVLRDVSFKVEEGEFVSLLGPSGCGKTTTLTIVAGFQKPEAGKIVVNGKEVHKPGPDRSFMFQNYALFPWLKVGENIEYPMKKMKLPKSERKQKLKELLEIAQLTDYEHYYIHEISGGMKQRVALLRAIACDPQVLLMDEPLGAVDFQMRQMLQMQLESILQQKTTTALMVTHDVDESIYLSDRVVVMSRDHGKIIEDLKIDLPRPRDRTNPKYHEYVDRLTTILKAALSGGVFTQEDKDLMEFIQGQEEKEKEAV; encoded by the coding sequence ATGTCGATATCGGTAGAAGGTATTACAAAAACATTTAAAGGAAGAAAAAAAGGAGATCCGGAGAACGTGGTCTTGAGGGATGTTTCCTTCAAGGTTGAGGAAGGGGAGTTCGTCTCTCTTCTTGGTCCGTCAGGCTGCGGAAAGACTACCACACTCACCATCGTGGCCGGGTTCCAGAAGCCGGAGGCAGGAAAAATCGTGGTGAATGGGAAGGAAGTACATAAGCCCGGACCGGATCGTTCGTTCATGTTTCAGAACTATGCGCTGTTTCCATGGCTGAAGGTAGGAGAGAACATTGAGTATCCGATGAAGAAGATGAAGCTGCCCAAGTCTGAGCGAAAACAGAAATTAAAAGAACTCCTGGAGATTGCCCAGCTTACGGATTATGAGCATTACTATATTCATGAGATATCCGGTGGTATGAAGCAGAGGGTCGCACTGCTTCGTGCGATTGCCTGTGATCCTCAGGTCCTTTTGATGGACGAGCCGCTAGGTGCGGTGGATTTTCAGATGAGACAGATGCTGCAGATGCAGCTTGAAAGCATTCTGCAGCAGAAGACGACGACGGCGCTCATGGTCACGCATGATGTGGACGAGTCTATCTATTTGAGCGACCGTGTTGTGGTGATGTCCAGGGATCACGGAAAAATTATTGAGGATTTGAAGATAGATTTGCCAAGACCAAGGGATCGTACAAATCCGAAGTATCATGAGTATGTAGACCGCCTGACGACGATTTTGAAGGCGGCGCTGAGCGGCGGTGTGTTTACACAGGAGGATAAGGACCTGATGGAATTCATTCAGGGACAGGAAGAAAAAGAAAAAGAGGCAGTTTAA
- the saoB gene encoding ABC transporter substrate-binding (seleno)protein SaoB has translation MGNDKKIAIFIAGIILVGLSVTVFFPQEKPRNAEAEVRIGAGDDISGILMDETVEGLSEKYKVSENLESSSFQDCUSNIAQWALSAEEINVAFYCSHIALHTIEENENVMIYGPVIMNAEVICYKGDWGNVKNVGISQGRQAQKTQAKETYPQIEKFQEITQKGILYSLENGQVDAAIQDLTKAAKVPEYSCNPLAKEDYISYVLVVDKEFVQTEAFSDFIKSYNEAIRKLNEPVYLAEKLGVEEEWLSDKNINFLPLEEVRN, from the coding sequence ATGGGAAATGACAAAAAGATTGCAATATTTATTGCAGGTATCATTCTTGTAGGATTATCTGTAACCGTATTTTTCCCGCAGGAAAAGCCAAGAAATGCAGAGGCGGAGGTGCGGATCGGCGCCGGAGATGACATATCAGGAATCCTGATGGATGAGACTGTGGAAGGTTTAAGCGAAAAGTATAAGGTTTCTGAGAATTTGGAAAGTTCGTCTTTTCAGGATTGCTGAAGTAATATTGCTCAGTGGGCACTGAGTGCGGAAGAAATCAATGTGGCTTTCTATTGCAGCCACATTGCCTTACATACGATTGAAGAGAATGAGAATGTTATGATCTATGGCCCGGTTATCATGAATGCAGAAGTCATCTGCTATAAAGGGGACTGGGGCAATGTGAAGAATGTAGGGATAAGCCAGGGACGACAGGCGCAGAAGACACAGGCAAAGGAGACATACCCTCAGATTGAAAAATTTCAGGAGATCACGCAGAAAGGGATTCTGTATTCGCTGGAGAACGGACAGGTCGATGCTGCCATTCAGGATTTGACAAAAGCGGCGAAGGTGCCGGAGTATTCCTGCAACCCGCTTGCAAAGGAGGATTACATTTCCTATGTCCTGGTGGTGGATAAGGAATTTGTGCAGACGGAAGCATTTTCTGACTTTATAAAAAGCTATAATGAAGCAATCAGGAAGTTGAATGAGCCTGTATATCTTGCAGAAAAACTGGGAGTGGAAGAGGAATGGCTTTCCGATAAAAATATTAATTTTTTACCATTAGAAGAAGTGAGGAATTAG